In Capillimicrobium parvum, a genomic segment contains:
- a CDS encoding transcription antitermination factor NusB encodes MARRSDQRRAAVFAVYQHDLTGRPLADTLERDAPIFTRALAHATEDYSEDADAIIARHAKGWTIDRIAPLEKAIMRVALTEILHPDAVPGDAPIPPEGAIEEAVKTAKTYAGAQAPKFVNGILAAALREMREDCTP; translated from the coding sequence TTGGCCCGCCGTTCCGATCAACGCCGCGCCGCCGTCTTCGCGGTCTACCAGCACGATCTGACGGGACGTCCGCTCGCGGACACGCTCGAACGCGACGCGCCCATCTTCACCCGCGCGCTCGCCCATGCGACCGAGGACTACAGCGAGGACGCCGACGCGATCATCGCTCGCCATGCGAAGGGCTGGACGATCGACCGGATCGCGCCGCTCGAGAAGGCGATCATGCGCGTCGCGCTGACGGAGATCCTGCATCCCGACGCGGTTCCGGGCGATGCGCCGATCCCGCCCGAGGGGGCCATCGAGGAGGCCGTGAAGACCGCCAAGACGTACGCCGGAGCGCAGGCGCCGAAGTTCGTCAACGGCATCCTCGCCGCTGCCCTCCGGGAGATGCGCGAGGATTGCACCCCATGA
- the efp gene encoding elongation factor P: MVSTNQFKNGNHIDVEGTVFKILEFQHVKPGKGGAFVRTKLRRASDGNVIDRTFRAGEKFRAVRTEARKMQFLYADGTDAHFMDSASYEQLAIPEPAVKDALRWTKPSDEVDVLFIDDQPSDLQLPSSVELEVTDTEPGLRGDTASGGGNKPATLETGAVVQVPLFVNVGDRVKVQTASGDYMSRA; encoded by the coding sequence ATGGTCTCAACGAACCAGTTCAAGAACGGCAACCACATCGACGTCGAGGGGACCGTCTTCAAGATCCTCGAGTTCCAGCACGTCAAGCCCGGCAAGGGCGGCGCGTTCGTGCGCACGAAGCTGCGCCGCGCCTCCGACGGCAACGTGATCGACCGCACGTTCCGCGCGGGCGAGAAGTTCCGCGCCGTGCGCACGGAGGCGCGCAAGATGCAGTTCCTCTACGCCGACGGCACCGACGCGCACTTCATGGACAGCGCGAGCTACGAGCAGCTCGCCATCCCCGAGCCGGCGGTCAAGGACGCCCTGCGCTGGACGAAGCCGAGCGACGAGGTCGACGTGCTCTTCATCGACGACCAGCCGAGCGACCTGCAGCTCCCGTCGTCGGTCGAGCTCGAGGTCACCGACACCGAGCCCGGTCTGCGCGGCGACACCGCGTCCGGCGGCGGCAACAAGCCCGCCACGCTCGAGACCGGCGCCGTCGTGCAGGTCCCGCTCTTCGTCAACGTCGGCGATCGCGTCAAGGTCCAGACGGCGTCCGGCGACTACATGTCGCGCGCCTAG
- a CDS encoding GNAT family N-acetyltransferase, with the protein MPVSAASVPPGVSLRAATVEDAEALGRCVIDGFAGYRAFAPAGWEPPPMAEEVAHVRRLLRSRQHWCLIAERDGALVGQIAVLPAALSGMPVDDASLAHLRNLFVHPDQWGSGLARVLHRAGVEASRERGFAAMRLFTPAAHGRARRFYEREGWQPAGEEFHAPGPDLVLIEYRLELSRPRR; encoded by the coding sequence ATGCCCGTCTCAGCTGCGAGCGTGCCGCCGGGCGTCTCGCTGCGTGCCGCCACCGTCGAGGACGCCGAGGCGCTCGGCCGGTGCGTCATCGACGGGTTCGCGGGGTACCGCGCGTTCGCGCCCGCCGGCTGGGAGCCGCCGCCGATGGCCGAGGAGGTCGCCCACGTGCGGCGGCTGCTGCGCAGCAGGCAGCACTGGTGCCTGATCGCCGAGCGGGACGGTGCGCTCGTCGGGCAGATCGCGGTGCTGCCCGCCGCGCTCTCGGGGATGCCGGTCGACGACGCGTCGCTCGCGCATCTGCGCAACCTCTTCGTGCACCCCGATCAGTGGGGGAGCGGGTTGGCGCGGGTGCTGCACCGCGCCGGGGTGGAGGCGTCGCGCGAGCGCGGCTTCGCGGCGATGCGCCTGTTCACGCCGGCCGCGCACGGCCGGGCCCGGCGGTTCTACGAGCGCGAGGGCTGGCAGCCGGCGGGCGAGGAGTTCCACGCGCCGGGGCCGGACCTCGTGCTGATCGAGTACCGGCTCGAGTTGTCGCGCCCCCGTCGCTGA
- a CDS encoding aldo/keto reductase, with product MLHRSLGHSGLDVSVIALGSWQTYERIPREQGAAVLNEARAAGIDFLEVARYNDMTGTAPIPTGYSEVVFGEVFRASDYGRDEVTIAGKLWWEFWPEQDAAQELDASLERTGLDHLDFIYSDPPPAELPLEEVVAQIGALLAAGRARAWGIVNWQADRLAEAGRIARAQGVPTPCAAQLPYSLVSRDWVEGQAMVDALQACEASVVASYTLAGGILTGKYADGAAQGRMAGELGDERWRPARAAAQALRERAAELGATPAQLALAFALSNPDTATVLCGATRPEQVADNAAAADLLARLDTHQIARLRGIGA from the coding sequence ATGCTCCACCGCTCGCTCGGACACTCCGGCCTCGACGTCTCGGTCATCGCGCTCGGCTCCTGGCAGACCTACGAGCGCATCCCGCGCGAGCAGGGCGCCGCCGTCCTCAACGAGGCGCGCGCGGCGGGCATCGACTTCCTCGAGGTCGCCCGCTACAACGACATGACCGGCACGGCGCCGATCCCGACCGGCTACTCCGAGGTCGTCTTCGGCGAGGTCTTCCGCGCGTCGGACTACGGCCGCGACGAGGTGACGATCGCGGGCAAGCTGTGGTGGGAGTTCTGGCCCGAGCAGGACGCCGCGCAGGAGCTCGACGCCTCGCTCGAGCGCACCGGCCTCGACCACCTCGACTTCATCTACTCCGACCCGCCGCCGGCGGAGCTCCCGCTCGAGGAGGTCGTCGCCCAGATCGGTGCGCTGCTCGCCGCCGGCCGCGCCCGCGCGTGGGGCATCGTCAACTGGCAGGCCGACCGCCTGGCCGAGGCCGGCCGGATCGCCCGAGCGCAGGGCGTGCCGACGCCGTGCGCCGCCCAGCTGCCCTACAGCCTCGTCAGCCGCGACTGGGTCGAGGGCCAGGCCATGGTCGACGCCCTGCAGGCCTGCGAGGCGAGCGTCGTCGCGTCGTACACGCTGGCCGGGGGCATCCTCACCGGCAAGTACGCGGACGGAGCGGCGCAGGGCCGGATGGCCGGCGAGCTCGGCGACGAGCGCTGGCGGCCCGCCCGAGCGGCGGCGCAGGCGCTGCGCGAGCGGGCGGCCGAGCTCGGCGCCACGCCCGCCCAGCTCGCCCTCGCGTTCGCGCTGTCCAACCCCGACACCGCGACGGTGCTCTGCGGCGCCACGCGGCCCGAGCAGGTGGCCGACAACGCCGCCGCGGCAGACCTGCTGGCGCGCCTGGACACGCACCAGATCGCCCGGTTGCGCGGGATCGGCGCCTGA